In the genome of Cupriavidus malaysiensis, one region contains:
- a CDS encoding cytochrome ubiquinol oxidase subunit I — protein MTIEALDLARGQFAMTAVFHILWPILTISLSAFLLVVEILWVRTSDVAWYRHARFWSKLLLLNFAVGVVSGIPMEFQFGTNWGPFSEYTGQFFGNILGFEGAMAFMLEAGFVGIMMLGWERVPKGVHLFATAMVALGSSLSAFWIMVANSWLQTPGGIALVDGKLVVTDYVHAIFNPDMAWGVSHMWFAALETGLVVIAGISAYYLLKRRHAEFFARSFKLALLLLAFVAPLQVWLGDASGVDVFETQPAKGAAIEGHWETNAPGTGASWSLLAWPDAAQQRNDWSLEVPGMLSILGTHSLHGQVKGLKDIPVADQPPMIPLLYYTFRTMAGIGFLFLVLALWTVVALRKTRGRVDALLARRRLLLAWVLAIPLPYIAVECGWIVREVGRQPWVVYGLLRTDHAASAIPAATISGSMLMFSAFFVALLAAFFVFARRWLRKGPDLTLMPPRVPARVAAAHAVDY, from the coding sequence ATGACCATCGAAGCCCTAGACCTCGCGCGCGGCCAGTTCGCCATGACCGCGGTCTTCCACATACTCTGGCCGATCCTGACGATCAGCCTGTCCGCCTTCCTCCTCGTCGTCGAGATCCTCTGGGTGCGCACCAGCGACGTCGCCTGGTACCGCCACGCGCGCTTCTGGAGCAAGCTGCTGCTGCTGAACTTCGCCGTTGGCGTGGTCAGCGGCATCCCCATGGAATTCCAGTTCGGCACCAACTGGGGCCCGTTCTCCGAGTACACCGGCCAGTTCTTCGGCAATATCCTCGGCTTCGAGGGGGCCATGGCCTTCATGCTGGAGGCCGGCTTCGTCGGCATCATGATGCTCGGCTGGGAACGCGTGCCGAAGGGCGTCCACCTGTTCGCCACCGCGATGGTCGCGCTCGGCTCCTCGCTCTCCGCCTTCTGGATCATGGTGGCCAACTCCTGGCTGCAGACGCCGGGCGGCATCGCGCTGGTCGACGGCAAGCTGGTGGTGACCGACTATGTGCACGCCATCTTCAACCCCGACATGGCCTGGGGCGTCTCGCACATGTGGTTCGCCGCGCTCGAGACCGGGCTGGTGGTGATCGCGGGTATCTCGGCCTACTACCTGCTCAAGCGCCGCCATGCCGAGTTCTTCGCGCGCTCGTTCAAGCTGGCGCTGCTGCTGCTCGCCTTCGTCGCCCCGCTGCAGGTCTGGCTCGGCGACGCCAGCGGCGTCGACGTGTTCGAGACCCAGCCGGCCAAGGGCGCCGCGATCGAGGGCCATTGGGAAACCAATGCCCCCGGCACCGGCGCCAGCTGGTCGCTGCTGGCCTGGCCCGACGCCGCGCAACAGCGCAACGACTGGTCGCTCGAGGTGCCGGGCATGCTCAGCATCCTGGGCACGCACAGCCTGCACGGACAGGTCAAGGGCCTGAAGGACATCCCGGTGGCCGACCAGCCACCCATGATCCCGCTGCTGTACTACACCTTCCGCACCATGGCGGGCATCGGCTTCCTGTTCCTGGTGCTGGCGCTGTGGACCGTGGTCGCCCTGCGCAAGACACGCGGCCGCGTCGACGCGCTGCTGGCCCGGCGCCGCCTGCTGCTGGCCTGGGTGCTGGCGATCCCGCTGCCCTATATCGCGGTGGAATGCGGCTGGATCGTGCGCGAGGTCGGCCGCCAGCCCTGGGTGGTGTATGGGCTGCTGCGTACCGACCATGCCGCCTCGGCCATCCCGGCCGCCACCATCAGCGGCAGCATGCTGATGTTCAGCGCCTTCTTCGTGGCGCTGCTGGCGGCCTTCTTCGTCTTCGCGCGCCGCTGGCTGCGCAAGGGCCCCGACCTGACCCTGATGCCACCGCGCGTGCCGGCCCGCGTGGCGGCAGCGCACGCCGTGGACTACTGA
- a CDS encoding PhoX family protein, with amino-acid sequence MSDQPDVSRRKALKFLAAAPMLPLGATTAAALLAGSGAAEAAAPKAAFSGAAFEGMAAPTLADAAAMATTTVGSGLTVSFADGSRRSYKLAYHPFFTTGDLVPDGKGGKVLAGGYYNIANQPILDNSVAGKERQFFSDSPDGTSLLSLGKAARGKVPGVKGNPVFAVVQFEYTTRDQKGGSMYGLLPSPIAVLTLDQDPRTGSLRLVKYHNVDTSGVNGLWITCGASLSPWNTHLSSEEYEPDATKAATDPQLRGFSQNLYGDAGKASPYHYGHLPEVTVHPDGTGTIRKHYNVGRISHELVQVMPDERTVLMGDDATNGGLFLFIADRPRDLSSGTLYVAKWHQTSGTGPGAATLSWIRLGHAASDEIRALVEGGIKSGDIMDVKTADPQDAAYTRIKYNGKDNWVKLVPGQEKAAAFLETHRYAALVGGSLGFTKMEGTTVNIRDKKAYSAISRIESSMLKGNAANGGDIQVEGPYSGAVYELNLSGGQKDRDGAAMDSAWVPVDMAAVPALVSEDLGGGAKKQQDALGNFANPDKIATPDNLKFSEKLRTLFIGEDSNTHVNNFLWAYNVDTKTLSRLLSCPAGAESTGLHAVDEIHGWTYIMSNFQHPGDWEAPLHDKVQATLDPLVRANYKDRFGAAVGYLTADMSAIRLSKG; translated from the coding sequence ATGTCCGACCAACCCGACGTGTCCCGCCGCAAGGCCCTGAAGTTCCTGGCCGCTGCCCCGATGCTGCCGCTCGGCGCCACCACCGCCGCCGCCCTGCTGGCCGGCTCGGGCGCCGCCGAAGCCGCCGCGCCCAAGGCGGCCTTCAGCGGGGCCGCCTTCGAGGGCATGGCGGCGCCGACGCTGGCCGACGCGGCCGCCATGGCGACCACCACCGTGGGCTCCGGCCTGACCGTGTCGTTCGCCGACGGCAGCCGCCGCAGCTACAAGCTGGCCTACCATCCCTTCTTCACCACCGGCGACCTGGTGCCGGACGGCAAGGGCGGCAAGGTCCTGGCCGGTGGCTACTACAACATCGCCAACCAGCCGATCCTCGACAACTCGGTGGCCGGCAAGGAGCGCCAGTTCTTCTCGGACAGCCCGGACGGCACCTCGCTGCTGTCGCTGGGCAAGGCGGCCAGGGGCAAGGTGCCGGGCGTCAAGGGCAACCCGGTGTTCGCCGTGGTGCAGTTCGAGTACACCACGCGCGACCAGAAGGGCGGCAGCATGTACGGCCTGCTGCCGTCGCCGATCGCCGTGCTGACGCTGGACCAGGATCCCCGCACCGGCAGCCTGCGCCTGGTCAAGTACCACAACGTCGATACCTCGGGCGTCAACGGGCTGTGGATCACCTGCGGCGCCAGCCTGTCGCCGTGGAACACGCACCTGTCGAGCGAAGAGTACGAGCCGGATGCCACCAAGGCGGCGACCGACCCGCAGCTGCGCGGCTTCAGCCAGAACCTGTACGGCGACGCCGGCAAGGCCAGCCCCTACCACTACGGCCACCTGCCTGAAGTGACGGTGCACCCGGACGGCACGGGCACCATCCGCAAGCACTACAACGTCGGCCGCATTTCGCACGAACTGGTGCAGGTGATGCCCGACGAGCGCACCGTGCTGATGGGCGACGATGCCACCAACGGCGGCCTGTTCCTGTTCATCGCCGATCGCCCGCGCGATCTCTCCAGCGGCACGCTCTACGTGGCCAAGTGGCACCAGACCTCGGGCACCGGCCCGGGTGCGGCCACGCTGAGCTGGATCCGCCTGGGCCACGCCGCCAGCGACGAGATCCGCGCGCTGGTCGAGGGCGGCATCAAGTCGGGCGACATCATGGACGTGAAGACGGCCGATCCGCAGGATGCCGCCTACACCCGCATCAAGTACAACGGCAAGGACAACTGGGTCAAGCTGGTGCCGGGCCAGGAGAAGGCGGCCGCCTTCCTCGAGACGCACCGCTATGCCGCGCTGGTGGGCGGCAGCCTGGGCTTCACCAAGATGGAAGGCACCACCGTCAACATCCGCGACAAGAAGGCCTATTCGGCCATCTCGCGCATCGAGAGCAGCATGCTCAAGGGCAACGCGGCCAACGGCGGCGACATCCAGGTCGAGGGCCCGTACTCGGGCGCCGTCTATGAGTTGAACCTGAGCGGCGGCCAGAAGGACCGCGACGGCGCGGCGATGGACAGCGCGTGGGTGCCGGTCGACATGGCCGCGGTGCCGGCACTGGTCAGCGAGGATCTCGGCGGTGGCGCCAAGAAACAGCAGGACGCGCTGGGCAACTTCGCCAACCCGGACAAGATCGCCACGCCGGACAACCTGAAGTTCTCCGAGAAGCTGCGCACCCTCTTCATCGGCGAGGACAGCAATACCCACGTCAACAACTTCCTGTGGGCCTACAACGTCGACACCAAGACCCTGAGCCGGCTGCTGTCCTGCCCGGCCGGCGCGGAGTCGACCGGCCTGCACGCGGTCGACGAGATCCATGGCTGGACCTACATCATGAGCAACTTCCAGCACCCGGGCGACTGGGAAGCGCCGTTGCACGACAAGGTGCAGGCCACGCTCGATCCGCTGGTGCGCGCCAACTACAAGGACCGCTTCGGCGCGGCCGTGGGCTACCTGACCGCCGACATGTCGGCGATCCGGCTGTCCAAGGGCTGA
- the cydB gene encoding cytochrome d ubiquinol oxidase subunit II: protein MTPLSTQALLSQAWFGLIGLMLVFYVVTDGFDLGVGMLTLLRGRASERDVMIQSIGHVWDANETWLVALGGALFGAFPKAYATILSELYVPVMLLIASLIMRGAAIEFRHAAQRSRTAWDRVFGAGSLLAAIAQGIVLGKVLTGFVPGAASIGFVIITAIGVVSGYALLGATWLVKKTTGAMESAARRYTVMALATTVAAALAVSYATLRFSQVGATRWQDAGVFHVLAAFAVVAALACAYVLYAVAVRGEHGPFAGATVLFITSFAGLALSLFPYLVPGRLSVAAAASDSPTLAFMLCGIGLVFPVMIGYNLYQYHLFRGKVVPAQH, encoded by the coding sequence ATGACACCCCTTTCCACCCAGGCCCTGCTGAGCCAGGCCTGGTTCGGCCTGATCGGCCTCATGCTCGTCTTCTACGTCGTCACCGACGGCTTCGACCTCGGTGTCGGCATGCTGACGCTGCTGCGCGGGCGCGCCAGCGAGCGCGACGTCATGATCCAGTCCATCGGACACGTGTGGGACGCCAACGAAACCTGGCTGGTCGCGCTGGGCGGCGCCCTGTTCGGCGCCTTCCCCAAGGCCTACGCGACCATCCTCTCCGAGCTCTACGTACCGGTGATGCTGCTGATCGCCAGCCTGATCATGCGCGGCGCCGCCATCGAGTTCCGCCACGCCGCCCAGCGCAGCAGGACCGCCTGGGACCGCGTCTTCGGCGCCGGCAGCCTGCTCGCCGCGATCGCGCAGGGCATCGTGCTGGGCAAGGTCCTGACCGGCTTCGTGCCGGGCGCCGCCAGCATCGGCTTCGTGATCATCACCGCCATCGGCGTGGTGTCCGGCTACGCCTTGCTGGGCGCCACCTGGCTGGTCAAGAAGACCACCGGCGCCATGGAAAGCGCGGCCCGGCGCTACACCGTGATGGCGCTGGCCACCACGGTCGCGGCGGCGCTGGCGGTGTCGTACGCGACCCTGCGCTTCAGCCAGGTCGGCGCCACGCGCTGGCAGGACGCGGGGGTGTTCCACGTGCTGGCGGCATTCGCGGTGGTCGCCGCCCTGGCCTGCGCCTACGTGCTCTACGCGGTGGCGGTGCGGGGCGAGCACGGCCCCTTCGCGGGCGCGACGGTGCTCTTCATCACCTCTTTCGCGGGCCTGGCGCTGAGCCTGTTCCCCTACCTGGTGCCGGGCCGGCTGAGCGTGGCGGCCGCCGCCTCGGACAGCCCGACGCTGGCCTTCATGCTGTGCGGCATCGGCCTCGTGTTCCCGGTCATGATCGGCTACAACCTCTACCAGTACCACCTGTTCCGCGGCAAGGTGGTGCCGGCGCAGCATTGA
- a CDS encoding ArsR family transcriptional regulator produces the protein MEAGRPATESGGSSDAADGMDSAKGAEGVDAGVALVLEHLWAARRESPGRPWSLAKLAKRAGLPMSVLRRTLTLLQAAGLADFELDEAGRGFAALSAEGEALCATVAPPAEGREAVAGGHS, from the coding sequence ATGGAAGCAGGACGGCCGGCCACGGAGAGCGGCGGGAGCAGCGATGCCGCCGATGGCATGGATAGCGCCAAGGGTGCCGAGGGCGTCGATGCCGGCGTGGCGCTGGTGCTCGAGCACCTGTGGGCGGCGCGCCGCGAGAGCCCGGGCCGCCCCTGGTCCCTGGCCAAGCTGGCCAAGCGGGCGGGCCTGCCGATGAGCGTGCTGCGGCGCACCCTGACCCTGCTGCAGGCGGCCGGCCTGGCCGATTTCGAGCTCGACGAGGCGGGGCGCGGCTTCGCCGCGCTGAGCGCGGAGGGCGAGGCGCTGTGCGCAACGGTGGCGCCGCCGGCCGAAGGCAGGGAGGCGGTCGCCGGCGGGCATAGCTGA
- a CDS encoding FdhF/YdeP family oxidoreductase, which translates to MDSNREPKGKIEPYHHPAAGWGALKYVAINLVKERVTGGNYRMLFKQNQPDGFDCPGCAWPDRQHASTFEFCENGVKAVAAEATTKRVTPAFFAEHTVAELMKQTDYELEQHGRLTEPMVYDARTDRYRPIAWADAFALVARHLNGLASPHQAAFYTSGRASNEAAFLYQLFVRMFGTNNFPDCSNMCHEATSRGLPDAVGIGKGTVTLDDFELADTLIIFGQNPATNHPRMLGELREASRRGATIVSVNPLRERGLERFASPQHPLEMLTLGSTPIASTFIQPRLGGDFALIKGVAKHLLELDDKAVADGTERLLDLDFIAEHTLGFEAFAADLRQESWPLLESESGVAREDIEALGRLYARGKRVIATWGMGITQHKHSVQTVQMLASLLMMRGNIGRPGAGLCPVRGHSNVQGNRTVGIEEKPSAAFLDRLGTVFGFDAPRQHGLDVVETIEQMIEGHVKVFLGLGGNFAMATPDTYRTFDALRSCDLTVHIATKLNRSHLVHGADALILPTLGRTEIDVQDGVAQGVTVEDSMSMVHVSYGMNKPASPHLMSETAIIANLAHATLGSAKVDWLAMAGDYARIRDAIEQVLDGFEQYNERIRQPGGFHLRVASRERDWQTPTGKANFIVHPVQQDTPIVRARRQHGERLMTLMTTRSHDQYNTTIYAMDDRYRGVFGMRRVVFIHPADIAMLGFRNGDWVDITTVWDDGIERRANYFRLVEYDIPRGCIGAYYPETNPLVPLDSVGDVCNTPTSKSIPVLLHRSAQPAELPAF; encoded by the coding sequence ATGGATAGCAACAGGGAACCGAAGGGCAAGATCGAGCCCTACCACCATCCGGCCGCGGGCTGGGGCGCCCTCAAGTACGTGGCGATCAACCTGGTCAAGGAACGGGTCACCGGCGGCAACTACCGCATGTTGTTCAAGCAGAACCAGCCCGACGGCTTCGACTGCCCGGGCTGCGCGTGGCCGGACCGCCAGCACGCCTCGACCTTCGAGTTCTGCGAGAACGGCGTCAAGGCGGTCGCCGCCGAGGCCACCACCAAGCGCGTGACGCCGGCCTTCTTCGCCGAGCACACCGTCGCCGAGCTGATGAAGCAGACCGACTACGAACTCGAGCAGCACGGCCGCCTGACCGAGCCGATGGTGTACGACGCGCGGACCGACCGCTACCGCCCGATCGCCTGGGCCGACGCCTTCGCGCTGGTCGCGCGGCACCTGAACGGCCTCGCCTCGCCCCACCAGGCGGCCTTCTATACCTCGGGCCGGGCCAGCAACGAGGCCGCCTTCCTCTACCAGCTGTTCGTGCGCATGTTCGGCACCAACAACTTTCCCGACTGCTCGAACATGTGCCACGAGGCGACCAGCCGCGGCCTGCCGGACGCGGTCGGCATCGGCAAGGGCACGGTCACGCTGGACGACTTCGAGCTGGCCGACACCCTGATCATCTTCGGCCAGAACCCGGCCACCAACCATCCGCGCATGCTCGGCGAACTGCGCGAGGCCTCGCGCCGGGGCGCCACCATCGTCTCCGTCAATCCGCTGCGCGAGCGCGGCCTCGAGCGCTTCGCCAGCCCGCAGCATCCGCTCGAGATGCTGACCCTGGGCAGCACGCCGATCGCCTCGACCTTCATCCAGCCCCGCCTGGGCGGCGATTTCGCACTGATCAAGGGCGTGGCCAAGCACCTGCTCGAACTCGACGACAAGGCCGTCGCCGATGGCACCGAGCGGCTGCTCGACCTCGACTTCATCGCCGAACACACGCTCGGCTTCGAGGCCTTCGCCGCCGACCTGCGCCAGGAAAGCTGGCCGCTGCTGGAATCGGAGTCCGGCGTGGCGCGCGAGGACATCGAAGCGCTGGGCCGCCTGTACGCGCGCGGCAAGCGCGTCATCGCCACCTGGGGCATGGGCATCACGCAGCACAAGCATTCGGTGCAGACCGTCCAGATGCTGGCCAGCCTGCTGATGATGCGCGGCAACATCGGCCGCCCCGGCGCCGGCCTGTGCCCGGTGCGCGGCCACTCCAACGTGCAGGGCAACCGCACCGTCGGCATCGAGGAGAAGCCTTCGGCCGCCTTCCTCGACCGCCTCGGCACGGTGTTCGGCTTCGACGCGCCGCGCCAGCACGGCCTCGACGTGGTCGAGACCATCGAGCAGATGATCGAAGGCCACGTCAAGGTCTTCCTGGGCCTGGGCGGCAATTTCGCCATGGCCACGCCCGACACCTACCGCACCTTCGACGCGCTGCGCTCCTGCGACCTCACCGTCCACATCGCCACCAAGCTCAACCGCAGCCATCTCGTGCACGGCGCCGACGCGCTGATCCTGCCCACCCTCGGACGCACCGAGATCGACGTGCAGGACGGCGTCGCGCAGGGCGTCACGGTGGAGGACTCGATGAGCATGGTCCATGTCTCCTACGGCATGAACAAACCCGCCTCGCCCCACCTGATGTCGGAGACCGCCATCATCGCCAACCTCGCGCACGCCACGCTCGGCAGCGCGAAGGTCGACTGGCTGGCCATGGCAGGCGACTACGCCAGGATCCGCGACGCCATCGAGCAGGTGCTGGACGGCTTCGAGCAGTACAACGAACGCATCCGGCAGCCGGGTGGCTTCCACCTGCGCGTGGCCTCGCGCGAGCGCGACTGGCAGACCCCCACCGGCAAGGCCAACTTCATCGTCCACCCGGTCCAGCAGGACACGCCCATCGTGCGCGCGCGCCGCCAGCACGGCGAGCGCCTGATGACGCTGATGACGACCCGCTCGCACGACCAGTACAACACCACCATCTACGCGATGGACGACCGCTACCGCGGCGTGTTCGGCATGCGCCGCGTGGTCTTCATCCACCCGGCGGACATCGCCATGCTCGGTTTCCGCAACGGCGACTGGGTCGACATCACCACCGTGTGGGACGACGGCATCGAGCGGCGCGCCAACTATTTCCGCCTGGTCGAGTACGACATCCCGCGCGGCTGCATCGGCGCCTACTATCCGGAGACCAATCCGCTGGTGCCGCTGGACAGCGTGGGCGACGTCTGCAACACGCCGACCTCCAAGTCCATCCCGGTGCTGCTGCACCGCTCGGCGCAGCCCGCGGAACTGCCGGCATTCTGA